The following are encoded together in the Fusobacteriaceae bacterium genome:
- a CDS encoding TRAP transporter substrate-binding protein, translating into MKRIGVVFMALIVAMLATASMVFASGKPIDLVIGHIVAEDHTWHKASLKFKEVVEAKSGGKIKVTIYPNNQLGSELDVIQSILTGGGADIVFTGESMQTFAEELGIIGMPYAITSDAHMEKVLNGPVGKEFEDLMLSSGLRVIGAFVRGPRNITSKKPIKTPDDLKGFIIRTPASPMTVAAFEAMGAKPTPMAFGEVFTSLQQGVIDGQENPLAMIKTGAFYEVQKYVDVTEHLRAWVYIAIGEDKFQSLPKDLQAIVLEAGKEMQTYEHELFLAEEAQLKAELEGKGMEFVTVDQKPFRDKAVEGVLKVLTPKQKALYEKIVAAE; encoded by the coding sequence ATGAAAAGAATCGGTGTTGTTTTTATGGCGCTTATCGTGGCGATGTTGGCCACGGCAAGCATGGTTTTCGCCTCAGGCAAACCCATTGACCTTGTGATCGGGCATATTGTGGCCGAAGATCATACGTGGCACAAGGCTTCCCTCAAGTTCAAAGAAGTCGTGGAAGCCAAATCGGGCGGCAAAATCAAAGTGACGATCTATCCGAACAATCAGCTGGGTTCGGAACTGGACGTCATTCAGTCCATCCTGACCGGCGGCGGCGCGGATATCGTCTTTACCGGCGAGTCCATGCAAACATTCGCTGAAGAATTGGGGATCATCGGAATGCCCTACGCGATCACGAGCGACGCCCATATGGAAAAAGTGCTGAACGGCCCCGTGGGCAAAGAATTTGAAGATCTGATGCTGAGTTCGGGCTTGCGCGTAATCGGCGCCTTCGTCAGAGGGCCCCGGAACATCACGTCGAAGAAACCCATCAAGACCCCCGATGATCTGAAGGGCTTCATTATCCGGACGCCCGCGTCTCCCATGACCGTGGCGGCCTTTGAGGCAATGGGCGCCAAACCCACCCCCATGGCCTTCGGAGAAGTATTCACCTCCCTGCAGCAGGGCGTTATCGACGGACAGGAAAATCCCTTGGCCATGATCAAGACCGGCGCCTTCTATGAAGTGCAGAAATACGTGGATGTTACGGAACATCTGCGGGCCTGGGTCTACATCGCCATCGGAGAGGACAAATTCCAGTCGCTGCCCAAGGACCTGCAGGCGATCGTTCTCGAAGCCGGAAAAGAAATGCAGACCTACGAGCATGAATTGTTCCTGGCCGAAGAAGCCCAGCTCAAAGCCGAATTGGAAGGCAAGGGCATGGAATTCGTAACCGTCGATCAGAAACCCTTCCGCGACAAAGCCGTCGAAGGCGTGCTGAAAGTCCTGACACCGAAACAGAAAGCGCTCTATGAGAAAATCGTAGCCGCCGAATAA
- a CDS encoding TRAP transporter small permease encodes MAENLNTEWEKNYEEKVEELSGDDTGKGPGKSGLERFIAAKNALMSTIAVFFLAGFIVSVMIQVTSRTFLPKSPAWTEEIARYFFIYMVAFGASVAVHTKEFVGVDMLTVYFPKIVNKILEVLIYVGLFSLSAFLLKNSVLKFALINFRMVSTAMQINMKYVYVSMIVLFALLAISYLFEIALVFVRKEEEKKW; translated from the coding sequence GTGGCAGAAAACCTGAACACAGAATGGGAAAAAAATTACGAAGAAAAAGTCGAAGAACTTTCGGGCGACGATACGGGAAAGGGTCCGGGCAAAAGCGGCCTCGAGCGCTTCATCGCGGCCAAGAACGCCCTGATGTCCACCATCGCCGTCTTTTTCCTGGCGGGCTTTATCGTGAGCGTCATGATCCAGGTCACGAGCCGGACATTTTTGCCGAAATCTCCGGCCTGGACCGAAGAGATCGCCCGCTATTTCTTTATCTATATGGTCGCTTTCGGGGCCAGCGTCGCCGTCCACACAAAGGAATTCGTGGGCGTCGACATGCTGACGGTCTATTTTCCGAAGATCGTCAACAAGATTTTGGAGGTCCTGATCTATGTGGGCCTCTTCAGCCTGAGCGCCTTTTTATTGAAAAATTCCGTCCTCAAATTCGCGCTGATCAACTTCCGGATGGTATCCACGGCCATGCAAATCAACATGAAATATGTCTATGTTTCCATGATCGTTTTGTTTGCGCTTTTGGCGATCAGTTATCTGTTTGAGATCGCCCTGGTATTCGTGCGGAAGGAGGAGGAGAAAAAATGGTAG
- a CDS encoding TRAP transporter large permease, giving the protein MVALLFISFLVCLALGVPVAFSLGVSSLLYFIGAGMPLQMYSQRFFAGLDSFTLLCIPGFVLAGNLMNFGGITERLIAFCNKLVGHFTGGLAIANVVASMIFAGISGTALADTVSVGGVLIPAMKKEGYDTDFTCAVTCSSSCIGPIIPPSLPMIIAATMTSLSVSKLFAAGIIPGILMGLGMIVVSVVVSKKRNYPKAERRATLMEILKTGKDSFWAILMTLIILSSILFGVVTPTEASVLAVVYGMLVGAFVYKELNPRRLLQCLRQTAVSSAAIMGLVGFASVFAYILTKEHIPQMIADGMLALTRNKFILLLLINIFLVFVGMFMETIAAILILFPVLLNITTQVGVDATQFGVMVVLNLVIGLCTPPVGVCLFAAANIGEIKLAPVIKELVPFLISNFAVLLLVTYVPAITIGFANLIL; this is encoded by the coding sequence ATGGTAGCCTTGTTGTTTATCAGCTTTTTGGTTTGTCTGGCTCTCGGGGTGCCGGTGGCCTTCAGTCTCGGCGTCTCGTCCTTGCTTTATTTCATTGGGGCCGGCATGCCGCTTCAAATGTATTCCCAGCGCTTTTTCGCGGGGCTCGATTCCTTCACGCTCCTTTGTATTCCGGGTTTCGTTCTCGCGGGCAATCTGATGAATTTCGGCGGGATCACCGAGCGGCTCATCGCGTTCTGTAACAAGCTCGTGGGCCATTTTACGGGCGGACTTGCCATAGCCAACGTCGTGGCGTCCATGATCTTCGCGGGGATTTCCGGAACGGCGCTGGCCGATACGGTCAGCGTGGGCGGGGTCCTGATCCCGGCCATGAAAAAAGAGGGCTATGACACGGACTTCACCTGCGCCGTGACCTGCTCGTCCTCCTGTATCGGACCCATTATTCCGCCGTCGCTGCCGATGATTATCGCGGCCACCATGACGAGCCTTTCGGTCTCGAAACTGTTTGCGGCCGGCATCATTCCCGGCATTTTGATGGGTCTCGGCATGATCGTCGTGTCCGTTGTCGTCTCCAAGAAGCGGAATTATCCCAAGGCCGAGCGCCGGGCGACGCTGATGGAGATCCTGAAGACCGGAAAAGACTCCTTCTGGGCCATCCTGATGACGCTGATCATCCTGTCGAGTATCCTTTTCGGCGTCGTTACGCCGACGGAGGCTTCGGTCCTGGCCGTGGTTTACGGCATGCTCGTCGGGGCCTTTGTCTACAAGGAACTGAATCCCAGGCGGCTTTTGCAGTGCCTCCGGCAGACGGCCGTGTCCTCGGCCGCCATCATGGGCCTTGTGGGCTTCGCTTCCGTATTTGCCTATATCCTCACGAAGGAGCACATCCCCCAGATGATCGCCGACGGCATGCTCGCCCTGACCCGGAACAAATTCATCCTGCTCCTTTTGATCAACATTTTCCTCGTTTTCGTAGGGATGTTTATGGAAACCATCGCGGCGATCCTGATCCTCTTCCCGGTGCTCTTGAACATCACGACCCAGGTGGGCGTGGATGCCACGCAATTCGGCGTTATGGTCGTCCTGAACCTTGTGATCGGGCTCTGTACGCCCCCCGTCGGCGTTTGTCTCTTCGCCGCGGCCAATATCGGGGAAATCAAGCTCGCTCCGGTCATCAAGGAGCTTGTGCCCTTCCTGATCAGCAATTTCGCGGTGCTGCTTCTCGTCACCTATGTGCCCGCCATCACCATCGGCTTTGCCAATCTGATTCTCTAG
- a CDS encoding GntR family transcriptional regulator, translating into MEKQSLKLLPREERETNRDYAYRVLKRNILVMTLKPGEVLNENEIAELLGVSRTPVHEAVTRLKAEYLVDVFPQSGTRVSLISIRNVKDGVFFRNIVEQAIYRELTDRLTDGYAKKIEENLDRTATLIQKMQDELQTEQSGAINGFENYIDAFIGIDDEFHRLAYMAANRGLLWNSVKSVCSHFDRIRYAEFALRKSTIKHVHDDHLMIYEYILVGGLPDFDFEKFYSAHLTYYKNYFFAIYKENPQFFMEEGV; encoded by the coding sequence ATGGAAAAACAGAGCTTGAAACTGCTGCCGAGGGAAGAACGGGAAACCAACCGGGATTATGCCTATCGTGTCTTGAAACGGAACATCCTGGTGATGACGCTGAAGCCCGGGGAAGTGCTCAACGAAAACGAAATCGCGGAACTTTTAGGCGTCAGCCGGACTCCGGTCCACGAGGCCGTGACGCGGCTCAAAGCGGAATATCTCGTCGACGTCTTTCCCCAGAGCGGCACGCGGGTTTCCCTGATCAGCATCCGGAACGTCAAGGACGGCGTATTTTTCCGGAACATTGTGGAACAGGCCATTTACCGCGAATTGACAGACAGGCTGACCGACGGGTACGCGAAAAAAATCGAGGAAAACCTCGACCGGACGGCCACCCTGATCCAAAAGATGCAGGATGAGCTGCAGACCGAGCAAAGCGGCGCGATAAACGGCTTTGAAAACTATATTGACGCCTTTATCGGCATCGACGACGAGTTTCACCGCCTGGCCTATATGGCCGCCAACCGGGGTCTGCTGTGGAATTCGGTCAAGAGCGTCTGCTCGCATTTTGACCGGATCCGCTACGCGGAATTCGCGCTGAGGAAATCGACGATCAAACACGTGCATGACGATCACTTGATGATCTATGAGTATATTCTCGTGGGCGGTCTGCCCGATTTCGACTTTGAAAAATTTTACTCGGCCCATCTGACTTATTACAAGAATTATTTTTTCGCGATTTATAAAGAAAATCCCCAATTTTTTATGGAAGAAGGAGTTTAG
- a CDS encoding mannitol dehydrogenase family protein, with protein sequence MKLNRLALNDKKQWIDAGFALPSFDLDAVYEKTLSRPTWVHLGAGNIFRAFPANVQQNILNAGLADTGIIAAEGFDYEIVEKLYRPHDNLGVLVTLKADGSIEKTVVASIAGALVLDPGHPDWKILKEVFTAPTLQMVSFTITEKGYNLTDAKGAYMSAVAADFEAGPEAPGSYIGKVAALLYQRYLAGKFPVAMVSMDNCSHNGDRLFAAIEAFARHWTEKGSAEPGFLTWINSPDQVSFPWSMIDKITPRPDDSVAKMLTESGFDDIDTQITSKNTYISTFVNAEEAQYLVIENLFPNGRPPLDKGGVIFTDRETVDKVEKMKVCTCLNPLHTALAIYGCLLGYTLIWKEMRDEDLKKLVEVIGYREGLPVVVDPGIISPRAFIDEVLQKRVVNPFMPDSPQRIATDTSQKLGIRFGETIKSYLKSDSLKITDLKLIPLVLAGWLRYLLALDDEGKPFELSSDPLLETVRPHLASVKLGDKRDFHGELAPILSDEKIFAVNLYDAGLGKTVEEYFAELIAGPGAVRAILQKYLS encoded by the coding sequence ATGAAACTGAACCGTTTGGCCCTTAATGACAAAAAACAGTGGATTGACGCGGGTTTTGCCCTGCCGTCGTTCGATCTTGACGCCGTGTATGAAAAGACCCTGTCGCGGCCGACTTGGGTCCATCTGGGCGCGGGGAATATTTTCCGGGCTTTTCCGGCCAACGTACAGCAGAATATCCTGAACGCGGGCCTTGCCGACACGGGAATCATCGCGGCGGAGGGCTTCGATTACGAGATCGTCGAAAAACTTTACCGGCCCCACGACAACCTCGGGGTCCTTGTGACGCTGAAGGCCGACGGGTCCATCGAAAAGACCGTTGTGGCCAGTATCGCCGGGGCTCTTGTTCTCGATCCCGGTCACCCCGACTGGAAGATTCTGAAAGAAGTCTTCACGGCGCCGACGCTGCAAATGGTGAGCTTTACCATTACGGAAAAGGGGTACAACCTCACGGACGCCAAAGGGGCGTATATGTCGGCGGTGGCGGCGGACTTTGAGGCGGGACCCGAAGCGCCGGGGAGCTATATCGGCAAAGTGGCGGCGCTCCTCTATCAGCGCTACCTCGCGGGGAAGTTCCCCGTGGCCATGGTCTCCATGGACAACTGCTCCCACAACGGCGACCGGCTCTTTGCGGCCATCGAAGCCTTCGCGCGGCATTGGACGGAAAAGGGAAGCGCGGAACCCGGTTTTCTGACCTGGATCAATTCGCCGGATCAGGTTTCCTTTCCCTGGTCCATGATCGACAAAATCACGCCGAGACCCGACGACAGCGTCGCGAAAATGCTGACGGAATCAGGCTTTGACGATATCGATACGCAAATCACCTCAAAAAACACGTATATTTCCACATTCGTAAACGCCGAGGAAGCGCAATATCTTGTGATTGAAAACCTCTTTCCCAACGGGCGGCCCCCCCTGGACAAAGGCGGCGTGATCTTCACGGATCGGGAAACCGTGGACAAGGTGGAGAAAATGAAGGTCTGCACCTGTCTGAATCCGCTCCATACGGCGCTGGCCATTTACGGCTGCCTCTTGGGCTATACGCTGATCTGGAAGGAAATGCGGGATGAGGATCTGAAAAAATTGGTGGAAGTCATCGGCTACCGGGAAGGTCTGCCGGTTGTGGTCGATCCGGGCATCATTTCCCCCAGAGCCTTTATCGACGAAGTCCTGCAAAAAAGGGTCGTGAATCCCTTTATGCCCGATTCCCCGCAACGGATCGCCACGGACACGTCGCAAAAGCTGGGGATCCGCTTTGGAGAGACCATCAAATCTTATCTCAAGAGCGACAGCCTCAAAATCACGGATCTCAAGTTGATCCCCCTGGTGCTGGCGGGCTGGTTGCGCTATCTTTTGGCTCTGGATGACGAAGGGAAGCCCTTTGAGCTCTCTTCCGACCCGCTTCTGGAGACCGTACGGCCGCATCTGGCAAGCGTCAAACTGGGCGACAAAAGGGATTTTCACGGGGAACTGGCGCCGATTCTTTCCGACGAAAAAATCTTCGCGGTCAATCTTTACGACGCGGGTTTGGGGAAGACCGTGGAGGAATATTTTGCGGAACTGATCGCGGGCCCCGGGGCCGTACGGGCCATATTGCAAAAATATCTTTCGTAG
- a CDS encoding NAD(P)/FAD-dependent oxidoreductase: MDNYYDIIIIGGGVIGSAVARELARYQVKIAVLEKNLDVCYETSGRNSAVVHGGFAYDEGSLKARFCVEGNREMDAAAKELDFAFLRCGKVLVGNTDEDMEQLKKTMIQGEKNGSRGLRLVDEAELHRLVPAVVGKFAMFSPASGILDPFEFTVALAENACQNGVRYYFDHEVSAIERESGGYKITTRPEGPGETPAGGKGSEVFRCRWVVNAAGLNCGVISHMLGIKGYRVIGSKGDYLILDKKTGPLLPMPVYPVPSNTYMGIHVTNTTSGNVTVGPNAELVTDFAYYGVPRENMDYLAESASRLWPHIRKEDYIRNYSGILPKWVDENGKIQDFKIEIREELAPRAVNLVGMESPGLTSAIPIGRYVAGMIRERESFPENKAFNPVRKGIPHFQRADERERQALIAADPDFGELICRCEQVTKAEILRAIRNPLGVSTLSGIKVRTRAMMGRCQGGYCQMRIAKLLQEELGLRKTEILHNRTGSRLFFGDIREEAGHENT; encoded by the coding sequence ATGGACAATTATTACGATATTATCATTATCGGCGGCGGGGTCATCGGCTCCGCCGTCGCCCGGGAACTGGCCCGGTATCAGGTCAAAATCGCGGTTCTCGAAAAAAATCTCGATGTCTGCTATGAGACCAGCGGCAGGAATTCCGCCGTGGTACACGGCGGCTTCGCCTATGACGAGGGCTCTCTCAAGGCCCGGTTTTGTGTGGAAGGCAACCGGGAAATGGACGCGGCGGCAAAGGAGTTGGACTTTGCCTTTTTGCGCTGCGGCAAGGTCCTCGTGGGGAATACCGATGAGGACATGGAGCAGCTGAAAAAGACCATGATTCAAGGGGAAAAAAACGGGAGCCGGGGCCTTCGTCTCGTCGATGAGGCCGAACTTCACCGGCTGGTCCCCGCCGTGGTCGGGAAATTCGCGATGTTTTCGCCCGCAAGCGGCATCCTCGATCCTTTTGAATTCACGGTAGCCCTCGCGGAAAACGCCTGTCAAAACGGCGTCCGCTACTATTTTGACCATGAAGTGAGCGCCATCGAAAGGGAGTCCGGCGGCTACAAGATCACGACAAGACCAGAGGGCCCGGGGGAAACGCCCGCCGGCGGCAAGGGCAGCGAGGTTTTCCGCTGCCGCTGGGTCGTCAACGCCGCGGGGCTTAATTGCGGCGTGATTTCCCATATGCTGGGCATCAAAGGCTATCGGGTCATCGGCTCCAAAGGGGACTACCTGATCCTCGACAAAAAGACGGGCCCCCTGCTTCCCATGCCGGTCTATCCGGTTCCCAGCAATACCTACATGGGGATCCATGTGACCAATACGACTTCGGGCAATGTGACGGTCGGCCCCAACGCCGAGCTTGTTACGGACTTCGCGTACTACGGCGTGCCGCGGGAAAATATGGACTATCTGGCCGAAAGCGCGTCCCGGCTCTGGCCCCATATCCGGAAAGAAGATTACATCCGGAATTACTCGGGGATTTTGCCCAAATGGGTCGATGAAAACGGGAAAATTCAAGATTTCAAGATCGAAATCCGGGAAGAACTCGCGCCCCGGGCTGTGAACCTCGTGGGGATGGAATCGCCGGGCCTGACCTCGGCCATTCCAATCGGGCGCTATGTGGCCGGAATGATCCGGGAAAGAGAATCTTTCCCCGAAAACAAAGCCTTCAACCCCGTGCGAAAGGGCATTCCGCATTTTCAGAGGGCCGATGAGCGGGAAAGGCAGGCCTTGATTGCCGCCGATCCCGATTTCGGGGAACTGATCTGCCGCTGTGAGCAGGTCACCAAGGCCGAGATCCTGCGGGCTATCCGGAATCCCCTGGGCGTTTCGACCCTGTCGGGGATCAAGGTCCGGACCCGGGCCATGATGGGCCGCTGTCAGGGCGGCTATTGCCAGATGCGGATCGCGAAGCTGTTGCAGGAGGAGCTGGGGCTCAGAAAGACGGAGATCCTCCACAACAGGACCGGTTCCCGACTCTTTTTCGGGGATATCCGGGAGGAGGCGGGCCATGAAAACACTTGA
- a CDS encoding FAD-dependent oxidoreductase produces MKTLDVAIVGGGAAGLAAALTLWDRGVRDILIIEREHSLGGILRQCIHEGFGLIRFGENLSGPEYARRFIEEIEKRVIPYCCDTAVTDISPQKVLTLVSRREGLVKIQTKAVILTMGCRERTRGQLAIPGERPAGVFTAGVAQAYMNLYNTKLGNDVVILGSGDVGLIMARRLTLEGSRVKGVYEILPHPSGLPRNIAQCLDDYGIPLYLSHTVTEIVGDRRINGVKISAVDKDLQAISGTERFVSCDTLILSVGLIPENELSAGAGVILDEKTKGALVDGANQTNVPGIFAAGNARYVHDLVDNVSLDGEKTALAAAAWLKGTLSASLIPANPDSASSETPRFFPKPGARLIRCILCPNGCDLEVVAQGEQILSVTGNRCPKGVEYAESEIRHPMRTFASSVSVEGGELPLVSVRLSAPVPRDRIFDVMEEIKKIRLKAPVRIGDIACKNVLGLESDVVVTKTLK; encoded by the coding sequence ATGAAAACACTTGACGTCGCAATCGTTGGCGGCGGCGCGGCCGGCCTCGCGGCGGCTCTCACGCTTTGGGACCGGGGCGTCCGCGATATCCTGATCATCGAGCGGGAGCACAGCCTCGGGGGCATCCTCCGGCAGTGCATCCATGAGGGCTTCGGGTTGATCCGTTTCGGGGAGAATTTGTCGGGCCCCGAATACGCCCGCCGTTTTATCGAAGAGATTGAAAAGAGAGTGATTCCTTATTGCTGCGATACGGCCGTAACCGACATCAGCCCGCAAAAGGTACTGACCCTCGTGAGCCGGCGGGAAGGCCTCGTCAAGATTCAGACGAAAGCCGTCATTTTGACCATGGGCTGCCGGGAGCGTACCCGGGGGCAGCTAGCCATTCCCGGGGAACGTCCGGCGGGCGTCTTTACCGCCGGCGTCGCCCAGGCCTATATGAATTTGTACAATACAAAACTCGGAAACGACGTCGTGATCCTGGGTTCGGGCGACGTGGGCCTCATCATGGCCAGACGCCTGACATTGGAAGGTTCCCGGGTCAAAGGCGTCTATGAAATCCTGCCCCATCCCTCGGGCCTGCCGCGGAATATTGCCCAATGTCTTGATGATTACGGGATTCCGCTCTATCTCAGCCATACGGTGACGGAAATCGTCGGCGACCGGCGGATCAATGGCGTCAAGATTTCCGCCGTCGATAAAGACCTGCAAGCGATATCCGGAACGGAACGTTTCGTGTCCTGCGATACGCTGATTCTTTCGGTGGGCCTTATCCCCGAAAACGAGCTTTCCGCAGGGGCGGGCGTTATTCTTGACGAGAAGACAAAAGGCGCCCTTGTGGACGGCGCCAACCAGACGAACGTTCCCGGAATCTTCGCCGCCGGAAACGCGCGATACGTCCATGATTTGGTCGATAACGTCTCCCTTGACGGGGAAAAGACCGCCCTGGCCGCGGCGGCTTGGCTGAAAGGGACCCTGAGCGCAAGTTTGATTCCGGCAAATCCGGATTCCGCAAGTTCCGAGACCCCGCGTTTTTTCCCGAAACCGGGCGCAAGATTGATCCGCTGTATTCTGTGTCCCAACGGCTGCGACCTGGAAGTTGTCGCGCAAGGGGAGCAAATTCTTTCCGTAACGGGAAACCGCTGCCCCAAAGGTGTGGAATACGCGGAAAGCGAGATTCGCCATCCCATGCGGACCTTTGCTTCTTCCGTTTCAGTCGAAGGCGGTGAGCTGCCGCTTGTGAGCGTGCGATTGTCGGCGCCCGTTCCCCGGGACAGGATTTTTGACGTGATGGAGGAAATCAAAAAAATCCGCCTCAAGGCCCCTGTCCGGATCGGGGACATCGCCTGCAAAAACGTTCTCGGGCTCGAAAGCGACGTAGTTGTAACGAAGACGCTCAAATAA
- a CDS encoding ZIP family metal transporter, which yields MKSFLWTLGGTGFIFLMTSLGSAVVFFFRKEVNRGIQTIFLGFAAGIMIAASVFGLLIPAIEESANWGKYSFIPAALGFLLGVGFLLILDGIIPHLHPATNTREGPSSSMKRTTLLVSAVTIHNIPEGMAVGLSFALAAQHSGDASLYSSAIALALGVGIQNFPEGAAVSLPLRKEGFTAWKAFLIGCLSGVTEPLFGILVASLSGVIGPVMPWLLSFSAGAMLYVVVEELIPEAHLTEHTHAGTLSVMLGFVVMMILDVAL from the coding sequence ATGAAAAGTTTTTTATGGACCCTCGGGGGAACCGGTTTTATCTTTCTGATGACCAGTCTCGGTTCCGCCGTGGTATTTTTCTTCCGAAAAGAGGTCAACCGCGGAATTCAGACAATTTTCCTGGGCTTTGCCGCGGGGATTATGATCGCGGCTTCCGTGTTCGGCCTTTTGATCCCCGCCATAGAAGAATCCGCCAATTGGGGAAAATACAGCTTTATCCCGGCGGCGTTGGGTTTTCTCTTGGGCGTCGGTTTTCTTTTGATCCTGGACGGAATCATCCCCCATCTGCATCCGGCGACCAATACTCGGGAGGGGCCTTCGTCCTCCATGAAGCGAACGACGCTCCTGGTATCGGCCGTAACGATCCACAACATTCCCGAAGGGATGGCGGTCGGACTCTCATTCGCGCTGGCCGCGCAGCACAGCGGAGACGCGTCGCTGTACAGCTCCGCCATCGCCTTGGCATTGGGCGTCGGCATCCAGAATTTCCCGGAAGGGGCGGCTGTTTCGCTGCCTTTGCGCAAAGAGGGCTTTACGGCTTGGAAAGCCTTTCTGATCGGTTGCCTGTCGGGCGTGACGGAACCCCTTTTCGGAATCCTGGTGGCGTCCCTCTCCGGAGTCATCGGTCCCGTCATGCCGTGGTTGCTCTCGTTTTCCGCGGGCGCCATGCTCTACGTCGTCGTGGAAGAACTGATTCCCGAGGCGCATTTGACAGAGCACACGCATGCGGGGACCCTTTCGGTCATGCTGGGCTTCGTAGTCATGATGATATTGGATGTGGCGCTGTAA
- a CDS encoding substrate-binding domain-containing protein — protein MKKFISAILMSAALFLITTSQKVEAKALKFALITMDSIDSHWITLNEGAQAAAKELGVTVDFKSPNTKDDAQQIEMVNNAIASKYDAILIAANGPDAISGALKEAQAAGIKIIYVDSPANVPAEATFSTNNKAGGKTAGELLRKTLEGKGVKSGKLGIVNVNTATQSTVDREAGFREAFAGSGFTILETQYSDGDAAKAQEISQNYITQGVVGIFGANEGSTAGTGNALKAAGKSDILGIGFDVSDAIKSLVSDGYLLATMKQNPDVMGDKAVRAAVDILKNGKNLGGEVVDTGVSVLDKSGVK, from the coding sequence ATGAAAAAATTCATTTCTGCAATTCTGATGTCCGCGGCTCTCTTCCTTATTACGACGAGTCAAAAAGTAGAGGCAAAAGCGCTGAAATTCGCGCTGATCACGATGGACTCCATCGACTCCCACTGGATCACGCTCAATGAAGGCGCACAGGCCGCCGCCAAAGAACTGGGCGTTACCGTTGATTTCAAAAGCCCCAACACAAAAGACGACGCGCAGCAGATCGAGATGGTCAATAACGCCATCGCCAGCAAGTACGACGCGATTCTGATTGCGGCAAACGGTCCCGACGCCATTTCCGGCGCGCTGAAAGAAGCACAGGCCGCCGGCATCAAGATCATCTATGTGGACTCCCCGGCCAACGTGCCCGCCGAAGCCACATTTTCCACGAACAATAAAGCCGGCGGAAAAACCGCGGGCGAACTGCTGAGAAAGACCCTCGAAGGAAAAGGCGTGAAATCCGGAAAATTAGGGATTGTCAACGTAAACACCGCGACGCAGTCCACGGTGGATCGGGAAGCGGGATTCCGGGAAGCCTTCGCGGGCTCCGGTTTCACCATTCTTGAGACGCAGTATTCCGACGGCGACGCGGCGAAAGCCCAGGAAATTTCCCAGAACTACATTACGCAAGGCGTAGTGGGCATATTCGGCGCCAATGAAGGCTCCACGGCAGGCACGGGGAACGCCCTTAAAGCGGCCGGAAAATCCGATATTCTGGGAATAGGTTTTGACGTTTCCGACGCCATCAAGAGTCTCGTTTCCGACGGCTACCTGCTGGCTACAATGAAGCAGAATCCCGATGTCATGGGCGACAAAGCGGTTCGCGCGGCCGTAGATATTCTGAAGAACGGAAAGAACCTCGGCGGAGAAGTTGTGGATACCGGCGTTTCCGTATTGGACAAGAGCGGCGTCAAATAA